A region of Rhodoferax potami DNA encodes the following proteins:
- the fdxA gene encoding ferredoxin FdxA: MTHIVTEACIKCKYTDCVDVCPVDCFREGPNFLTIDPDECIDCAVCIPECPANAIYAEEDAPKDQQHMIALNAELARLPGWKSITKRKAPLADADDWKDKTGKLSQLIR; the protein is encoded by the coding sequence ATGACACACATCGTCACCGAAGCCTGTATCAAGTGCAAATACACCGACTGCGTGGACGTGTGCCCCGTGGATTGCTTCCGCGAAGGCCCCAATTTCCTGACGATCGACCCCGATGAATGCATCGACTGCGCCGTCTGCATTCCCGAGTGCCCAGCCAACGCGATCTACGCGGAAGAAGACGCACCCAAGGACCAGCAGCACATGATTGCCCTGAACGCAGAGCTCGCCCGCCTGCCCGGCTGGAAGAGCATTACCAAGCGCAAGGCACCATTGGCAGATGCGGACGACTGGAAAGACAAGACCGGCAAGCTGTCGCAGCTGATCCGCTGA